In Rattus norvegicus strain BN/NHsdMcwi chromosome 3, GRCr8, whole genome shotgun sequence, a genomic segment contains:
- the LOC134486216 gene encoding protein tyrosine phosphatase type IVA 1-like: MGEVKCLAPVEVTNKNMRFLLTHNPTSATLNNCIEEVKSYAVTPIGRVCEATYNTALVQKEGILEKFRPKMWLCFKDSNGHRNNGCTQ, from the exons ATGGGTGAGG TGAAATGCCTTGCTCCTGTAGAAGTCACAAACAAGAACATGAGATTTCTTCTTACACACAATCCAACCAGTGCGACCTTAAACAACTGTATAGAGGAAGTTAAGAGTTATGCAGTTACCCCAATAGGAAGAGTATGTGAAGCAACTTACAACACTGCTCTTGTGCAGAAAGAAGGCATTCTGGAGAAGTTCCGTCCTAAAATGTGGCTCTGCTTTAAGGATTCCAATGGTCATAGAAACAATGGTTGTACTCAATAA